The following is a genomic window from Elgaria multicarinata webbii isolate HBS135686 ecotype San Diego chromosome 9, rElgMul1.1.pri, whole genome shotgun sequence.
AAGTGGTGTGGTTGGTTATGAGGGTTAAGCTCAGCTTCATAAAATACATAGCGGCATAAGACTACCCCTGAGTAAACTCATCTTAATCTTGATAACGTATCTTATTTTAAGGCtgttctttaacttgagcctcaGGTACTGTTGCTGTAATTACTTCGGATGGTCGTATGATTGTGGTAAGAAGTTCCCTTAAGTATAGATTCTATCCTTTCTAAAAGTTGTTTGTCCTGTAACAGACTTGGATATACTGTAATGGCCAAAGACATATTTGTGAGCCTTGCTGTTTTAAACAAAGTATTTCTTATTGAAGCTGTAATTCTATTCACACTTTGAAATAAGtctgtaaacatgcttaggattgatGTGCTTACTTGTGTTTTGAAAAGCACAACCCTGTCAGGTTCACACCCACTAGACAAAAGCCTCTGGTGTCAGAGGCTTGAAGTATCCTTACACAAGAGTATGGCGTATTAAACAGTGGTGCtgtgcttatttctgagtacatTAATGTAAGAgtagccctgctgaatcagaccaaaagttTATTTAGTTTAGCATCCCGTTTCATGCAGTGGAAACCAGATGTCTTGactggtgtggagaatggatGGGGAggaatttttctccctttctcataatactagaacctggggtcatcccacatgctgattggtgggagattccggacagataaaaggaagtacgtcttcacacagtgcagactatggaattttctaccacaagttgtagtgatggccaccaatttggatggctttaaaagggggttagacagatTTCTGTaagaagctatcaatggctactagtcctgatgccgctatgctacctccggtatcagaggcagtaagcttatgtacatcagttgctggggaaggtgGGTGCTGTTGTGTTTGTGTCCTGCCTGTGAGTTTCCCATCAGTAGCTGGTCAGCCACCACGAGAACAGAATGTACCCTTgttctgatgcagcatggctcttaagttcttaacTTACaaagaaaagtagagttggaagaggcctataaggccatcgagtctaaccccctgctcagtgcaggaatccaccttaagcattcctgacagatggttgtccagctgcctcttgaatgccgctaGTGTGAAATGGAAGTCTACTTGAACTGGAATTACTATTGTGTGGTTAGTGGTGATTATCTAAAGTGAGATTTTCACATTTCTCACAGGAAATAACTTACAAAAAATCTACAAAATATGCCTACCTTGTAGGAGGAGCTGGACTGTTCAAGCATGAAGGAATGAaaagtttaatatatatatataacacttGATACCCAAATGCAATGATCGCAGCTCcacattttctttcctttaaCACTGTTATTGGCAGAAAGCTGCCAAACCTTAGTGGAGAAATTATGTTGAATAATTTAGTGTAAGAAGTTCTTCTGAAGAGTTACTTAAAAATAATCTGCTTAATCTTTAAAGCTGTATCATTGTTAAGTGATGTAATATTGTATTTAAGATGTGTTTAGGAACTAGGATAAATGAAAATTTGAAacatctaatttttaaaaatgtttttagggaaCTCTCAAGGGCTTTGATCAGACCATCAACTTGATTTTGGATGAAAGCCATGAAAGAGTGTTCAGTTCTTCACAAGGAGTGGAACAAGTAGTATTAGGATTGTACATCGTAAGAGGAGATAACGTGTAAGTTTGGCTTTCCTCCTTTTGATTATATGTTTGTACAGTCTGAGCTGCAATAGAAGATCACAAATCTACCTCTCAGGACTTGTATGGTCTGTTTGAAAGCTAGATACTTTATATGTTCTTGATGCCTTTGCTAGAGCTCTCCATTGATGCACAATCTCAGGCTCagttcttttattgttgtgcacGTGTTGGCTGCTCTTATTAATTTTGAAATGTCACAAGTATACAGAACTGTAcaatttcttctccccctccgtTTGGCCCCTGATATTTACATGGTACTGCCATTGCTATCCCTCCCATGTGCTTTGTGCTCCTGAAATAGTAACACTATCCCTTCTGTAACACTAAAAGCTAGGCTTCAGGCTCATGACAGCCAGTAACTCGGCAACCAGCAAATGGCTTTTCACCTAGAGTTCAATATTTGCtctaaaactatttaaaataggagtgggaaacttgtggctgtcctgatgttttggcctgtaactc
Proteins encoded in this region:
- the LSM8 gene encoding LSM8 homolog, U6 small nuclear RNA associated — encoded protein: MTSALESYINRTVAVITSDGRMIVGTLKGFDQTINLILDESHERVFSSSQGVEQVVLGLYIVRGDNVAVIGEIDEETDSALDLGNIRAEPLNSVVH